The sequence CCCCGGCATTGGTAATAATTTTCTTTGGATTGATTATGCCCGTAACTGCCAGCCCAAACTTAACCTCCTTCTCGTTGAATGTGTGCCCACCCACCACCACCGCCCCAGCCTCTTTAACCGCATCCTGAGCCCCGCGCAGAATCTCCCGCAAAATCGCCTTGTCCATCGGCGCGGGGAAACCAACAATGTTGAGTGCGGTTAGCGGCTGCCCGCCCATCGCATAAACATCAGAAAGGGAGTTTGTCGCTGCAATCCTGCCAAAGGTATAAGGCTCCTCAACCATTGGTGTCAAAAGGTCAACAGTCTGAACCAATGCCAAGTCATCTCTCAAAAGGAATACCCCGGCATCGTCAGCGGTATTTATTCCAACCAAAAGCCGCGGGTCTTCCGGCTGTAAAATTCCTGTCAAAGCCTGCGCCAACTGCGCCTTACTTAACTTTGACGCTCAACCCGCACAGGTTACCGTTGCCAAAATTCCTCGTCTTGCCATATTGCTCCTTTTTATTTACGCCTAAGGACACGAACATCACCCTTGCGCTGGGTTAATCCAATTCTATCAAAGTAGTTGAGGAGTGGTATAACAATCTTACGAGTTGTGCCTAAAGCCTGACGGTATTGGGATGCGGTTACCTCCGGCTGTGTTTTAAACATATCCTTTAACACCTGCTCGGCAGATTGAAGCGCCTGGGAATGCATTAAAATCCCATCACCAATATCGACGAGAACCCCGGATTCAAGAAGCGCAATGCGGACCCGAGCAAATAGCGCCTTCTCCCTGTTAGTCAAAATAGCCTCAATATCAGGCGGGTTCCATTTCCCATTAAAGAAAAGGCCCGCTACCCTATTATAAAGCTCCTCTTCTTCTGCACTCAACTTCAGACGATGCTCCTTCAGCCTAACCCGCTCCGCCTCTATGAGAATCTCGCCGGTGGAACTTAGCTCACTCAAGACCGTCTCCAAAAGAATAGGAGGCATATTCCCAAGACGGACGCGCAATTCCGGCTGTTTTATACCCATGCGGAGGGGGTTTTGCTGGTGATATTCACTGAGAATAGCACGAACAGCATCCTTAGCGGTAGCGATTGTCTGTTCGTGGATGATATAATACCTCCCTTCATAATCTTTTAATCGGAGTTTGCCCTCCTGGATAAGGGAGTCCACCATCCCCCGAGCCTCCTCTTCTGTAATTGCAAGTTCCTGCGCCAGGTGGGAGACAGTTTTGACATTGAACCCTGCCTTGAGGATAAACTCCTCGAGCAAAGCCTCCTTTTTGCCGGTTTTTAATACCTGAAGACGGTGGATAAGGCTCTCATCAAATCTGCGTTCCTTTTTTGCATAGGGTTCAAGAACGACCCCACCGCCAATCGTGATGAGAGGTGAGTAGTGTCTGATAACAAAGCGGTCGTTGTAGTCGCATACCAAGGGTTCTTCAGTTCGGAGTTGAACAAGCGCTTCTGAACCTGGAGTTAATTCTTTTGTATCCAAGAGCCAGACGCGGCACATTGTTTCGGCAGTGCCAAGGTGGAGATGGACTCGGCTCATATTTTTTAATGGGTGTGGGGTCTCTTTAAGAAGGTATAGTGAGGCATTTATAATGGTAGTGGGATGATAGGAATTAGGGGTTATGAGGACATTTCCCCTGAAGACTTTGTCCTGTTCAATACCCTGAATGTTAACCGCCGCCCTTTCACCCACAACCGCAGTCTTGACCGACTGATTGTGGCGCTGGATCCCCCGCACCCGCACAATAACCCCTTGAGGCAAAATTTCCAAACGGTCCCCGACACTACAACGCCCGGAAAGAATGGTTCCAGCAACTACGGTGCCAAACCCCTTTATCAGAAAGCACCGATCAATCGGCATCCGAAAAACACCCTTGTCCGGCTTTGGTTCGATACTGCGCACGAGTTGTTGAATAACAGCTTTTAACTCTGGTATCCCGACGCCGGTTTTGGCAGAAACCTCAAGAACTGGGGCATTTTCAAGAAATGAACCCCGGACAAGTTGTGCCACATCATAACGAACCATCTCTAAGATGTCCTTATCCACCAGGTCAATTTTGTTAATTACCACCAGACCCTTTTTGATTCCAAGGAGCCGGCAGATTTCAAAATGCTCTTTTGTCTGAGGCATCACTCCATCATCCGCTGCCACCACCAGCATCACCAGGTCAATAGTGCTCGCACCCGCAAGCATATGCCGGACAAACCTTTCATGTCCGGGCACATCAATTATCGTAATCGTATCACCCAAAAAGGCAAAGCCCAAATCGGTTGTCATCCCCCTTTCCTTTTCCTCTTTGAGCCGGTCCGGGTCGGTTCCCGTGAGCGCCTTTACCAGCGCACTTTTGCCGTGGTCAATATGCCCGGCGGTGCCAATTACATAATGCATATCTTACCCATTCGATAGGTAGAGGTAGAAAAGAGCTTATCCCGATTCAATCTGCCCTCCGTCGTAGTGCCGCTGGTGGTATACCAAGTTCTGTGCGATATTTTGCAACAGTGCGCCGAGAAATCTCCATACCCTCCTTACCAAGTTGGGTGCATAGCTCCTCATCGCTGATGGGAGAGGTTTTGTCTTCGCTCTCAATTATCTCCTTAATCCTTTCTTTAATACCGGTGCGCGCCCGTCCCGCTTTCCCGGTTTTGAAGAAGTATTTTAGCGGAAATATGCCAAAATGGGTCTCGATGTATTTGCCCGCAATCGCCCTTGAGAGGGTTGAGGGGCTGACACCCAACTGCCTGGCTGCCTCTTTTAGGGTTGCCGGTTTTAAAAACTTTCCTCCATGGAGAAAGAACTCCTGCTGAGTTTGAAGTATCAATTCCACAAGCCGCCGCATAAGCCGCCTGCGGGATTCAATAGCCTTTAATAGCATCAGGGCGTTCTTCACCTTTTGCCGGGCGAAGTTGACCTCCTCCGGGGGATAAGCCTTGGGATTCTGAAGGATCTCGCGGTAGCGCTTTGCTATCCGGATGCGAGGGATGGGGTCATCCTGAGAAATTGCCGCTAACCGCTCGCCCTGCCATTCAATGGAGAATTCTGGACTGATATAAGTAGTTGGTGTGTTAAGAAAATATCGCCCCGGTCTTGGGTCAAGGGGGACTTTTTTCAATCTCTTGAGAGCCTCCTGAACCTGGTGTTGAGACCCCTGGAGAAGTTGCGCAAGTTTGCTATATTGACCCTCTAATAACATCTCCCAGCCCTCACTAACCAACCGGTATTCTACACTATCAGGCGGCACGCCGTGGAGCTGAAGTTGCATCAAGAGAACCTCTCGCGTTGTTGAGCAGCCGATGCCGCCTGGTGGAAGCCTGCGAAGCGTTTTGAGGATACGCTGCAACTGGTCTTCTTTAACTTTGAGGGTATCAAGGAGCTCCTGTTCGGACAGAATGAGGCGACCGTCATCGTCAAGGTAATCCAAGACCTGTTCTGCTACTGGGGCATCTTCCAATGGGAGTTCGGCAAGTAGTTTCGGAAGGAGAGATTCCCGAAGAGCCTGCCCCGAGCTAAAGGAAAGGGTCTCCTCGTCAAAACCTGGCCCGAGCGCAGGGACTTCTCCACTTTGGGAAGTAGAGATGAAGATTGCATCATCGGAGTCAGAGGGAAGTAGTTCCGAAGGGGTAAATTCATCAGAGGACGCCTGCAGGTCGCTTTCGGAGAGAAGAGAGGTTAGAGTCTCATCCGACGCCTCCTCTTCCACAGATGGTTCTTCCGCCTCTTCAAGGACGGGGTTTAATTGCAGTTCCTGTTCAATTGTCTGTTTTAGTTCTTGCAAGGGGAGGGAAAGGAGCTTGAGGTTGAGGATTAACTGGGGGGTCAGCTTCTGTTCAAGACGGTGTTCTATTCGCTGTTCGAGGTTCATATCCGAAACCTCTCACCTAAATAGAGCTGTCTTGCCTTTTCATCCTGAACCAGTTCCTTTGATGTTCCGGAAAAGAGAATCCGAGCATCAAACATCAAATAGGCGCGGTCGGTAATCTCCAGGGTTTCGCGGACGTTGTGGTCCGTAACAAGGATTGCCAAACCCTCCTCGCGCAGGCGCCGAATGATGTCCTGAATTTCCTGGCGAACAAGCGGGTCAACACCAGTAAACGGTTCGTCAAGCAAAAGAAGCGACGGCTTACAGGCAAGCGCCCGGGCCAGTTCCACCCGGCGCCGTTCACCACCGGAGAGGGTACCGGCGCGCTGGTGTCGCAGATGCCGAATGTTAAGTTTGTCTAAAAGTTCTTCAATCGTTCTATCCTGCTGGGAACGGGGGACAGAAAGCATCTCAAGGACTGCCCGCATGTTCTGCTCAACTGTAAGTTTGCGGAAAACCGAAGGTTCTTGCGAGAGATAGCCCAAACCCAGGCGTGCCCGTTTGTAAACCGGCATATCGGTAATCTCTATGCCATCAAGAAATATCCTCCCGGCATCAGGTTGGATAAACCCTGCAATCATATGAAAGGTGGTGGTCTTGCCTGCGCCGTTTGGTCCCAAAAGCCCAACAACCTCTTGAGGACGGAGCTCCAGGGTCAACCCATTCACGACCGGTCTGCCCCCATATTTCTTTGTTAAATTCTCAGCAAAGAGTTTCATTGCCTAAGACCATCGCTTTTCGGCGCTGAGCGGATAAGTTGCCCTGAATATAAATTTGCCACACCAATCTGTGTGATTTTCCCGTCCGCAAGAGAGAGCGTGAGCTCATTCCCTTTTACCATCACAGTGTCACCACCTCCAGTGCAATACCGACCCTCTGCATCTCCAATGAAGATAATGCGGCTTAACGTCCGGTTATGAACCAAAAAAACGAGCGTATCCGACTTTGCCATTCCCGAGCCGTCCTGCACCAGCGGATTTCCCCAAGCAACACCGGAATCGCGCTCCGTGTAGAAAAGTGCGCTATCAGCAGTAATTTGCCCCTCACCCGAAGCCACACTAACAGAACCTGATGCCTTGACCAATGACTTAAGTCCCAACCACTCCATCCTTTTCGCGGTAATAACCACCGGTTCTTCCCTGTCTGACTTAAATACCAAAACTGGTATCGAGTCAATGACTCCGCTCCGTTCACTCAGATTGTAGGTTCCTTTGCTCCCGGTGAGGTTAAAGAGACCGGATATGTTCTTCAATTCCAGACCCCGAGGTGCCTGCACCTGCGCATCAGAAAGGAGATATTCAATCTCCGGCGCTGAGATTACCAGGGACTCCTGCCTGACCAGCACCCTTTTTTCAGGATACGCCAGGATGTAGGCGCGGCGGCGCCCCAGGTCATATTCTACCGAATCCGACTCAACCCGCACCTCAGGTGTCTGAATGATAACCGAACCAGCGAGAAACGCCTTTGACTGCGACTCCGAGACCAACGCCCGCTGGCAGGTGATGGTAGTGCCGCCATCCTGAATGACAACCGAGTCCCTGAACTGGGTTGCCTGACCAGATGGCACTCTGAGAATTTCCATTTTCCGCGCATAAATCTCCGCAGCAATAGAACAATTGAATAAAACCAATCCGAGAGAGAGAAAACGGATAAGTTTAGTGATGGAAATCATAATCGGCGCTGCCCCGAACCTCACTTTTAATCTCAATCCTCTCCAGGCTGGCATCAGAAACGAGCCCTTTGCCCCAAATAGTTCCCTTAAGCGTTCTGATGGTAATGTCCGCATCGGTATGGACAATGCGCCTGGAGTTGTCCCAGGCAAGGGAGTCGGTTAAAAGGGTGGTGCTGTCAGAAGTAGTTACCCGGACATTGCCTCGGGCAACAAGGTCCTCGGTGCGGGTGAAAACCCTCCCACAATCCGCGTTAAGCTGAGAATAAGGCGCACCGTTTTCATCATAAAAGACAATCTTGATGGTATCAACATCAATCCGGTTATCTTTTTCCCAGACAACCGCCCGGGAGGCGTAAAGGGTCCAAAGCCGCCTGCCGCTCATTGACTCATCAAGGGTGAGGTCCAAAATGACCTGACTGGGCAGGACATCCGGAGAAAATGCCACCCTTTCCTGCCGGCACCCAGGGAGAAGCAGAAGATAAAAGGCGAAGAGAATAGCGGCCTTGTTCATCTTGTTAGCGCCCCTGATTTTGCCCAGAAAACCCATTCCTCAGGTCTCTCCTTTACCATCCTCACCAGGGCGTCAACCGCCGCACCCCCATCACCCTCAGGGAACATTTTTACCCTTAATCTACCACCAGAAAAATAGCAAAATACCGGTATTACTTTTGTCTTTATTCTTGCGGCTAATTTAAACGCCAAGATGGGAAGACGCAGGAAACCC is a genomic window of candidate division WOR-3 bacterium containing:
- the lptB gene encoding LPS export ABC transporter ATP-binding protein, which encodes MKLFAENLTKKYGGRPVVNGLTLELRPQEVVGLLGPNGAGKTTTFHMIAGFIQPDAGRIFLDGIEITDMPVYKRARLGLGYLSQEPSVFRKLTVEQNMRAVLEMLSVPRSQQDRTIEELLDKLNIRHLRHQRAGTLSGGERRRVELARALACKPSLLLLDEPFTGVDPLVRQEIQDIIRRLREEGLAILVTDHNVRETLEITDRAYLMFDARILFSGTSKELVQDEKARQLYLGERFRI
- the lptC gene encoding LPS export ABC transporter periplasmic protein LptC codes for the protein MNKAAILFAFYLLLLPGCRQERVAFSPDVLPSQVILDLTLDESMSGRRLWTLYASRAVVWEKDNRIDVDTIKIVFYDENGAPYSQLNADCGRVFTRTEDLVARGNVRVTTSDSTTLLTDSLAWDNSRRIVHTDADITIRTLKGTIWGKGLVSDASLERIEIKSEVRGSADYDFHH
- the selB gene encoding selenocysteine-specific translation elongation factor: MHYVIGTAGHIDHGKSALVKALTGTDPDRLKEEKERGMTTDLGFAFLGDTITIIDVPGHERFVRHMLAGASTIDLVMLVVAADDGVMPQTKEHFEICRLLGIKKGLVVINKIDLVDKDILEMVRYDVAQLVRGSFLENAPVLEVSAKTGVGIPELKAVIQQLVRSIEPKPDKGVFRMPIDRCFLIKGFGTVVAGTILSGRCSVGDRLEILPQGVIVRVRGIQRHNQSVKTAVVGERAAVNIQGIEQDKVFRGNVLITPNSYHPTTIINASLYLLKETPHPLKNMSRVHLHLGTAETMCRVWLLDTKELTPGSEALVQLRTEEPLVCDYNDRFVIRHYSPLITIGGGVVLEPYAKKERRFDESLIHRLQVLKTGKKEALLEEFILKAGFNVKTVSHLAQELAITEEEARGMVDSLIQEGKLRLKDYEGRYYIIHEQTIATAKDAVRAILSEYHQQNPLRMGIKQPELRVRLGNMPPILLETVLSELSSTGEILIEAERVRLKEHRLKLSAEEEELYNRVAGLFFNGKWNPPDIEAILTNREKALFARVRIALLESGVLVDIGDGILMHSQALQSAEQVLKDMFKTQPEVTASQYRQALGTTRKIVIPLLNYFDRIGLTQRKGDVRVLRRK
- the rpoN gene encoding RNA polymerase factor sigma-54, which encodes MNLEQRIEHRLEQKLTPQLILNLKLLSLPLQELKQTIEQELQLNPVLEEAEEPSVEEEASDETLTSLLSESDLQASSDEFTPSELLPSDSDDAIFISTSQSGEVPALGPGFDEETLSFSSGQALRESLLPKLLAELPLEDAPVAEQVLDYLDDDGRLILSEQELLDTLKVKEDQLQRILKTLRRLPPGGIGCSTTREVLLMQLQLHGVPPDSVEYRLVSEGWEMLLEGQYSKLAQLLQGSQHQVQEALKRLKKVPLDPRPGRYFLNTPTTYISPEFSIEWQGERLAAISQDDPIPRIRIAKRYREILQNPKAYPPEEVNFARQKVKNALMLLKAIESRRRLMRRLVELILQTQQEFFLHGGKFLKPATLKEAARQLGVSPSTLSRAIAGKYIETHFGIFPLKYFFKTGKAGRARTGIKERIKEIIESEDKTSPISDEELCTQLGKEGMEISRRTVAKYRTELGIPPAALRRRAD